Proteins co-encoded in one Pseudophryne corroboree isolate aPseCor3 chromosome 1, aPseCor3.hap2, whole genome shotgun sequence genomic window:
- the LOC134948677 gene encoding uncharacterized protein LOC134948677: protein MADVDQQGQDQQATITLQLTPVDPSQPIQLQDIPQASISPQLAQAPPPSQIPDDFWASWTSQQAQSNASLTAHTQHLASLPHHLPRISRNSGRLIVQVGRMATSMEQIRADNSQMLAHLSRIIDEQQRHQQALVQLIQHNQVVNESLSRIVASHTATNTQLIASLNNLSSNISLMGAHQVTSSSGTTTPIQTPVTSPVRRSSRARASEPAQSSAPSTHKRKK, encoded by the coding sequence atggccgacgtggaccagcagggacaagaccaacaggcaaccatcacactgcaacttacacctgttgacccaagccagccaatacagctgcaggatatcccccaagcctccatcagtccacaactggcacaagctccgcccccaagccaaataccagatgatttttgggccagttggacaagccaacaggcccaaagcaatgccagcctgaccgcacatacacaacaccttgccagtctgccccatcatctaccgcgtattagtcgcaactcgggcagactgattgtacaagtagggcgaatggcaacctcaatggagcaaataagggctgacaacagccaaatgcttgctcatttatcgcgcatcatagatgagcaacagcgccatcagcaggcactcgttcagctcattcagcacaaccaagtggtgaatgagtcgttatccaggattgtagccagccacactgcaaccaacactcagctgattgcaagccttaataatttgagcagcaatatttcattgatgggagctcaccaagtaacctccagctcggggaccacgacccctatccaaacgccagtaacctcccctgttcggcgttcctccagagcacgtgccagtgagccagcacaaagctcagcacccagcacacacaagcggaaaaaataa